From Deinococcus aquaticus, one genomic window encodes:
- the murD gene encoding UDP-N-acetylmuramoyl-L-alanine--D-glutamate ligase: MVGGVKLDGVLVYGLGRSGRGAARFLAREGVRGEWLDARPAAEDLALMDELGWAQGDVTRPYRTVVAAPGVPIDHPDLTALRAAGAEVIGEVALAARLRPALPMVGVTGTAGKGSTTVLIAHLLRACGLNAREGGNIDPPLLDVVDDAGVAVVELSSFQLERVPGVRLPVAVITNLGVDHIDRHGTVGAYHAAKLNITAAQEAGDVLIVPADLTVPTRAHLQPFTPAKLALADGTPVLDADALPDGIHPANAAAAVLAAEALLRHLGRPVDAAALGAALGTAAPVKGRFETVARVGGVRFIEDSIATRTLAVQAALERATPPVAWLVGGRDKGADLAPLREAAAGRVAQVIAFGEDGEALARELGLPYRVVPGDTGDESMDRAVQAGLDALNGQGTVLLAPIGTSFDQFRDYRARGESFSRAARALADASAGGRA, from the coding sequence ATGGTGGGTGGCGTGAAGCTTGACGGGGTGCTGGTGTACGGGTTGGGGCGAAGTGGGCGCGGCGCGGCGCGGTTCCTGGCGCGGGAGGGCGTGCGCGGCGAGTGGCTGGACGCGCGCCCGGCGGCAGAGGACCTCGCCCTGATGGACGAACTCGGCTGGGCGCAGGGGGACGTGACGCGGCCTTACCGGACGGTGGTGGCCGCGCCGGGCGTGCCCATCGACCACCCGGACCTGACGGCCCTGCGGGCGGCGGGAGCCGAGGTGATCGGTGAGGTGGCGCTCGCGGCGCGGCTGCGGCCCGCGTTGCCGATGGTGGGCGTGACCGGCACGGCCGGGAAGGGCAGCACGACGGTCCTGATCGCGCACCTGCTGCGCGCGTGCGGCCTGAACGCCCGCGAGGGCGGGAACATCGACCCGCCGCTGCTGGACGTGGTGGACGACGCCGGGGTGGCGGTCGTGGAACTCAGTTCCTTTCAGCTGGAGCGGGTGCCGGGCGTGCGGCTGCCGGTGGCGGTCATCACGAACCTGGGCGTGGATCACATCGACCGGCACGGCACGGTCGGGGCGTACCACGCGGCCAAGTTGAACATCACGGCGGCGCAGGAGGCCGGGGACGTGCTGATCGTCCCGGCAGACCTGACCGTGCCCACGCGCGCCCACCTTCAGCCCTTCACGCCCGCAAAGCTGGCCCTGGCCGACGGGACGCCCGTGCTGGACGCCGACGCACTGCCGGACGGCATTCACCCGGCGAACGCGGCGGCGGCCGTCCTAGCGGCCGAGGCACTGCTGCGCCACCTGGGACGCCCGGTGGACGCGGCGGCGCTGGGCGCGGCACTCGGCACGGCCGCGCCCGTGAAGGGCCGCTTCGAGACGGTTGCCCGCGTGGGCGGCGTGCGGTTCATCGAGGACTCCATCGCCACGCGCACGCTGGCCGTGCAGGCGGCGCTGGAACGGGCCACGCCTCCGGTCGCGTGGCTGGTGGGCGGGCGTGACAAGGGCGCGGACCTCGCGCCGCTGCGGGAGGCGGCCGCCGGGCGGGTCGCGCAGGTCATCGCGTTCGGAGAGGACGGCGAGGCCCTGGCCCGCGAATTGGGCCTCCCCTACCGGGTCGTGCCGGGCGACACCGGCGACGAGAGCATGGACCGCGCCGTGCAGGCCGGCCTGGACGCCCTGAACGGCCAGGGAACGGTGCTGCTGGCCCCGATCGGGACGAGCTTCGATCAGTTCCGGGATTACCGGGCGCGCGGCGAGAGCTTCAGCCGCGCCGCGCGGGCCCTGGCCGACGCCAGCGCCGGAGGCCGCGCGTGA
- a CDS encoding DUF4258 domain-containing protein, with product MTRQSSKPGVNVPPRAAHSVPASDVQTGTDLLALRAQLARAEKAARRAQAAPPPRPAAQAPVKPQREADLAGISTDDFSLGRAHARLRDAVYDGRYHLCDHAIGHARAEGFLEHDVMNVLLTGRVRAVYTEDRRWLVCGYFEACGVKLPLHVVAEHARDGFVDIVTAFVPKQPHHIISRARLAVMLRYDDQTIRARTAHAGNRVGHRSKGRWKKSA from the coding sequence GTGACCAGACAGTCCAGCAAACCGGGCGTCAACGTCCCCCCACGCGCCGCCCACAGCGTCCCGGCCAGTGACGTGCAGACCGGCACGGACCTGCTGGCCCTCCGCGCCCAGCTGGCCCGCGCCGAGAAGGCCGCCCGCCGCGCCCAGGCCGCCCCTCCCCCCAGGCCCGCCGCGCAGGCCCCCGTGAAACCCCAGCGGGAAGCGGACCTGGCCGGCATCAGCACCGACGACTTCAGCCTGGGCCGCGCGCACGCCCGCCTGCGCGACGCCGTGTACGACGGCCGTTACCACCTGTGCGACCACGCCATCGGGCACGCCCGCGCCGAGGGATTCCTGGAACATGACGTGATGAACGTCCTCCTGACCGGCCGGGTCCGGGCCGTGTACACCGAGGACCGCCGCTGGCTGGTCTGCGGGTACTTCGAGGCGTGCGGCGTGAAACTCCCGCTGCATGTGGTCGCCGAGCACGCCCGCGACGGGTTCGTGGACATCGTGACGGCGTTCGTGCCCAAGCAGCCGCATCACATCATCAGCCGCGCCCGGCTGGCCGTGATGCTCCGCTACGACGATCAGACCATCCGCGCCCGCACCGCGCACGCCGGGAACCGCGTCGGGCACCGCAGCAAGGGCCGCTGGAAGAAGAGCGCCTGA
- a CDS encoding FtsW/RodA/SpoVE family cell cycle protein, with translation MSVQLIIAQIILMSLGLLGIATAEPDKILDHGGKALIAIVLTLMLARLRPRAFLRVGPWFWGFTLFLLLLVPFIGVGTAESEGTRRWLEFGPVRFQPSELGKLGLVLMLASFFARRGVQKKLISATGMILLTTILVLVQPDLGTSVLMFGLGIILMYAAGVRISNISGLLLAITMMILPLLGTYLERHPYIMSRLTSHKDAEQIREIGLDQIGMAHRDLNFGGLWGQGPDGLRFNYFGEHTDMIVASIGFTSGLLGVAMLLFAYWLIVATALEVAHLASRVRPMTPEIHGASILAIGAMFMIVGQAFVNLCVAAGVFPVTGVPLPLVSYGFSSMLTMSLAMAIIHSAMREVRRHLPEESPDALPLSAD, from the coding sequence GTGAGCGTTCAGCTGATCATCGCGCAGATCATCCTGATGAGCCTGGGCCTGCTGGGCATCGCGACGGCTGAACCGGACAAGATCCTCGATCACGGCGGCAAGGCCCTCATCGCCATCGTGCTGACGCTCATGCTGGCCCGGCTGCGTCCCCGGGCGTTCCTGCGGGTCGGCCCGTGGTTCTGGGGGTTCACGCTGTTTCTGCTGCTGCTCGTGCCGTTCATCGGGGTCGGCACGGCCGAGAGTGAAGGCACGCGCCGCTGGCTGGAGTTCGGCCCGGTCCGCTTCCAGCCGTCCGAGCTGGGCAAACTGGGACTGGTGCTGATGCTCGCGTCGTTCTTCGCGCGGCGCGGCGTGCAGAAAAAGCTCATCAGCGCCACCGGCATGATCCTGCTCACCACCATCCTGGTGCTCGTCCAGCCGGACCTGGGCACCAGCGTCCTGATGTTCGGGCTGGGCATCATCCTGATGTACGCCGCCGGCGTGCGCATCAGCAACATCAGCGGGCTGCTGCTGGCGATCACCATGATGATCCTGCCACTGCTCGGCACGTACCTCGAACGCCACCCGTACATCATGTCCCGCCTCACCTCGCACAAGGACGCCGAGCAGATCCGCGAGATCGGCCTCGACCAGATCGGCATGGCGCACCGAGACCTGAACTTCGGCGGCCTGTGGGGCCAGGGCCCCGACGGCCTGCGCTTCAACTACTTCGGCGAGCACACCGACATGATCGTCGCGTCCATCGGCTTCACCTCCGGGCTGCTGGGCGTGGCCATGCTGCTGTTCGCTTACTGGCTCATCGTCGCCACCGCCCTGGAAGTCGCTCACCTCGCCAGCCGCGTGCGCCCCATGACGCCCGAGATTCACGGCGCCAGCATCCTCGCCATCGGCGCGATGTTCATGATCGTCGGGCAGGCCTTCGTGAACCTCTGCGTCGCCGCCGGCGTCTTCCCCGTCACGGGCGTGCCGCTACCGCTCGTCAGTTACGGCTTTTCCAGCATGCTGACCATGAGCCTCGCCATGGCCATCATCCACTCCGCCATGCGCGAGGTGCGCCGCCACCTTCCGGAAGAAAGCCCGGACGCCCTGCCCCTCAGCGCCGACTGA
- a CDS encoding GNAT family N-acetyltransferase, with amino-acid sequence MIRPMLPTDVPDVLALLNWMDDAPEREVFSPDARDPRELQLECEDSTCLVDTDDEGVRAYCALSPFRDGLVLEGPVSDGGHLPALLRRALEHADGLPVYAFSARDNAPVRDALETAGFAAMHTTDFYSGPLALLTAQACAPAGTRISRRLPFAEYRALYRSSEDAWAGRLNWTPEQYDEHFAQDDVRLVALLRGDQALGFAELEFCPEDARADVTYVAVHPAERGQGLGLKLLALAAAEADTHPEIRTLRVRAHDHMKPARALYTRAGLKHSRSVVTYMKDGDEDV; translated from the coding sequence ATGATCCGACCCATGCTGCCCACTGATGTCCCGGACGTTCTCGCGCTCCTGAACTGGATGGACGACGCCCCGGAACGCGAGGTGTTCTCCCCGGACGCCCGCGACCCCCGCGAACTGCAACTGGAATGCGAGGACAGCACCTGCCTCGTGGACACCGACGACGAGGGCGTGCGCGCCTACTGCGCCCTGTCGCCCTTCCGGGACGGACTGGTGCTGGAAGGGCCGGTCAGTGACGGGGGGCACCTCCCGGCCCTGCTGCGCCGCGCGCTGGAGCACGCCGACGGGCTGCCCGTGTACGCCTTCAGCGCCCGCGACAACGCGCCCGTGCGCGACGCGCTGGAAACGGCAGGATTCGCGGCCATGCACACCACCGACTTCTACAGCGGGCCACTGGCGTTGCTGACCGCGCAGGCCTGCGCTCCGGCGGGCACGCGCATCTCACGCCGCCTGCCGTTCGCGGAGTACCGGGCGCTGTACCGCAGCAGCGAGGACGCCTGGGCCGGACGCCTGAACTGGACGCCCGAGCAGTACGACGAGCACTTCGCGCAGGACGACGTGCGCCTCGTGGCCCTGCTGCGCGGCGATCAGGCCCTGGGATTCGCGGAACTGGAATTCTGCCCCGAAGACGCCCGCGCCGACGTGACCTACGTGGCCGTGCATCCCGCCGAACGCGGGCAGGGACTGGGCCTGAAACTGCTGGCCCTGGCTGCCGCCGAGGCCGACACCCACCCGGAAATCCGCACCCTGCGCGTCCGCGCGCACGACCACATGAAACCCGCCCGCGCCCTGTACACCCGCGCCGGCCTGAAGCACAGCCGCAGCGTCGTCACGTACATGAAAGACGGCGACGAGGACGTGTAG
- a CDS encoding DUF305 domain-containing protein, translated as MLRRLALPLLVVLAAVLGGLLLLPRLGGPAESSTEVRFVREMIQHHAQAVDMATRVREASGDPEVRVLALDIMLSQQEQIGQMRGWLTLWKRPWAGAGMSAGHARAMGMATQAQVENLSTLKGRAADVSFLQLMTRHHQGALGMVGPALNPGVRPEVQALARQIQATQSAEVTLMTRLLRERGAQPLPTPASSHGDMDGMQH; from the coding sequence ATGTTGCGCCGTCTCGCCCTGCCCCTGCTGGTCGTTCTCGCTGCCGTGCTGGGCGGCCTGCTGCTGCTGCCGCGCCTGGGCGGCCCGGCCGAGAGCAGTACCGAGGTGCGGTTCGTGCGCGAGATGATCCAGCATCACGCGCAGGCCGTGGACATGGCCACCCGCGTCCGTGAGGCAAGCGGTGATCCGGAGGTGCGGGTGCTGGCGCTGGACATCATGCTCTCGCAGCAGGAGCAGATCGGGCAGATGCGCGGCTGGCTGACCCTCTGGAAGCGCCCCTGGGCGGGGGCCGGCATGAGCGCCGGGCACGCCCGCGCGATGGGCATGGCCACGCAGGCGCAGGTCGAGAACCTCAGCACCCTGAAGGGCCGCGCCGCCGACGTGAGTTTCCTGCAACTCATGACCCGCCACCACCAGGGCGCGCTGGGCATGGTCGGCCCGGCCCTGAACCCCGGCGTGCGCCCGGAAGTGCAGGCCCTGGCCCGCCAGATTCAGGCGACCCAGTCGGCCGAGGTGACCCTGATGACCCGCCTGCTGCGGGAGCGGGGCGCGCAGCCGCTCCCCACGCCTGCCAGCAGCCACGGCGACATGGACGGCATGCAGCACTGA
- the purH gene encoding bifunctional phosphoribosylaminoimidazolecarboxamide formyltransferase/IMP cyclohydrolase, whose amino-acid sequence MTQQGKGQGSQQGGAQSRKRALISVSDKTGVVEFARQLEARGWEILSTGGTYASIVAAGVAARQVSDVTGFPEMLDGRVKTLHPAVHGGILARREPGHLGQLDAHGIGTIDLVCVNLYPFRETVARGAAFDEAIENIDIGGPAMIRSAAKNHAGVLVLVDPADYAVALQDDVSPADRQRLAAKAYRHTSEYDAAITAYLEGGSDELPTALPGTLTLNLSRAAEVRYGENPHQPGAIYRLGGAVGPVIDAQVVAGKPMSFNNYADADAAWALCQELAAQETQAQAGDPVAVCVAVKHANPCGVAVADDVKTAWERARDADTLSVFGGVVAVSAPVTLEAAQATRGTFLEVLIAPEVTPEAAAWFAEKKPDLRVLVAAAPQGISVLDVRPLTGGFAVQERDARPWDDLCPEVVTARQPTDQEWHDLRFAWAVVKNARSNAVVLARGGVTVGLGAGAVSRIWAAERAVANAGERAQGAVLTSEAFFPFDDVVRLAASVGVTAILQPGGAKRDPEVIAACNELGLSMVFTGSRHFRH is encoded by the coding sequence ATGACGCAGCAGGGCAAAGGGCAGGGCAGTCAGCAGGGCGGGGCGCAGTCCAGGAAACGGGCGCTGATCTCGGTCAGTGACAAGACGGGCGTGGTGGAGTTCGCGCGGCAACTCGAGGCGCGCGGCTGGGAGATCCTGAGTACCGGCGGCACGTACGCCAGCATCGTCGCGGCGGGCGTCGCGGCGCGGCAGGTGAGTGACGTGACGGGCTTCCCGGAAATGCTGGACGGCCGCGTGAAGACGCTGCACCCGGCGGTGCACGGCGGGATTCTGGCGCGGCGTGAACCCGGTCACCTGGGGCAGCTGGACGCGCACGGGATCGGCACCATCGATCTGGTGTGCGTGAACCTGTACCCGTTCCGGGAGACGGTGGCGCGCGGCGCGGCGTTCGACGAGGCCATCGAGAACATCGACATCGGCGGGCCGGCCATGATCCGCTCGGCGGCGAAGAACCACGCGGGCGTGCTGGTCCTCGTGGACCCCGCAGACTACGCGGTGGCGCTTCAGGACGACGTGAGCCCCGCCGACCGGCAGCGGCTGGCCGCCAAGGCGTACCGGCACACCAGCGAGTACGACGCGGCCATCACCGCGTACCTGGAAGGCGGCAGCGACGAACTGCCCACCGCGCTGCCCGGCACGCTGACCCTGAACCTCAGCCGGGCCGCCGAGGTGCGGTACGGCGAGAACCCGCACCAGCCGGGCGCGATCTACCGTCTGGGCGGCGCGGTCGGGCCGGTCATCGACGCGCAGGTCGTGGCGGGCAAACCCATGAGCTTCAACAATTACGCCGACGCGGACGCCGCGTGGGCGCTGTGCCAGGAACTCGCGGCGCAGGAAACGCAGGCGCAGGCGGGCGACCCGGTAGCCGTGTGCGTGGCCGTCAAGCACGCCAACCCCTGCGGCGTGGCCGTCGCGGACGACGTGAAGACCGCCTGGGAACGCGCCCGTGACGCCGACACCCTCAGCGTGTTCGGCGGCGTGGTCGCCGTCAGCGCGCCCGTGACGCTGGAGGCGGCGCAGGCGACGCGCGGCACCTTCCTGGAAGTGCTGATCGCACCCGAGGTGACGCCCGAGGCCGCCGCGTGGTTCGCGGAGAAGAAGCCGGACCTGCGGGTGCTGGTGGCCGCCGCGCCGCAGGGAATCAGCGTGCTGGACGTGCGCCCCCTGACCGGCGGGTTCGCCGTGCAGGAACGCGACGCCCGCCCCTGGGACGACCTGTGCCCGGAGGTCGTCACGGCCCGGCAGCCCACCGATCAGGAGTGGCATGACCTGCGCTTCGCGTGGGCGGTCGTGAAGAACGCCCGCAGCAACGCCGTGGTCCTGGCGCGCGGCGGCGTGACGGTCGGCCTGGGCGCCGGGGCGGTCAGCCGCATCTGGGCGGCCGAGCGGGCTGTGGCGAACGCCGGCGAGCGCGCGCAGGGAGCCGTGCTGACCAGCGAGGCGTTCTTCCCCTTCGACGACGTGGTGCGGCTGGCCGCGAGCGTGGGCGTGACGGCCATCCTGCAACCCGGCGGCGCCAAACGCGATCCCGAAGTGATTGCCGCGTGCAACGAACTGGGCCTGAGCATGGTGTTCACGGGCAGCCGCCACTTCCGCCACTGA
- a CDS encoding roadblock/LC7 domain-containing protein translates to MIEPSLALYGDAFERVDQVIQDLLETTGVRYGLLVDRKGFVLSHKEALWAPRPPALDSVATLVASNAAATAALANMLGERTFSEQIHQGENGTLYVESVGADSLLTLIFDASVPLGKVKVYAKKSITQIASILEELKDIPPVQLGEDFSQGASALLDDLLG, encoded by the coding sequence ATGATCGAACCTTCACTGGCGCTGTACGGAGACGCCTTCGAGCGTGTGGACCAGGTGATTCAGGACCTGCTGGAAACCACGGGCGTGCGCTACGGCCTGCTCGTCGACCGCAAGGGCTTCGTGCTCTCCCACAAAGAGGCGCTGTGGGCTCCGCGCCCGCCCGCGCTGGACAGCGTCGCCACGCTGGTCGCCAGTAACGCCGCCGCCACCGCCGCCCTGGCGAACATGCTGGGCGAACGGACGTTCAGCGAGCAGATTCACCAGGGTGAGAACGGCACCCTGTACGTCGAATCGGTCGGCGCGGACTCCCTGCTGACCCTGATCTTCGACGCCAGCGTCCCACTGGGCAAGGTCAAGGTGTACGCCAAGAAGAGCATCACGCAGATCGCCTCGATTCTCGAGGAACTCAAGGACATCCCCCCGGTGCAACTCGGCGAGGACTTCAGCCAGGGCGCCAGCGCGCTCCTCGACGATCTGCTCGGCTGA
- a CDS encoding YdcF family protein: MTAPDRNEQIRGALGGAAVGAALGVLAAFLGEVRTTTPLLWGLLILGALAGAFRPSRRSLHAAAASVALALAACLLTPALRAPLAALTLDQPPGRADAIVVLGGGLQCQSRTLESASLARLTRGLELWGQDYAPTLTVSEQSGLIGPRDCPKISTLERQIITRQLGTDGPEVLTLSNVTTTRDEAARVHALARTRDWTTVLLVTSPSHSRRAAALMRTPDLRVISVPAPETRFDTTLPLPLDRLWAVRILAYESLSRVKAALGGTPER, encoded by the coding sequence ATGACCGCACCGGACCGCAACGAGCAGATCAGGGGCGCGCTGGGGGGCGCTGCCGTGGGCGCGGCCCTGGGCGTGCTGGCCGCCTTTCTGGGAGAGGTGCGCACGACCACGCCTCTGCTGTGGGGCCTGCTGATCCTGGGCGCACTGGCCGGAGCCTTCCGCCCATCCCGCCGCTCCCTGCACGCCGCCGCCGCTAGCGTGGCACTGGCGCTGGCCGCGTGCCTGCTGACGCCCGCGCTGCGCGCACCGCTGGCCGCCCTGACCCTGGACCAGCCGCCCGGCCGGGCCGACGCGATCGTGGTGCTGGGCGGCGGCCTGCAATGCCAGTCCCGGACGCTGGAATCCGCCAGTCTGGCCCGCCTGACGCGCGGCCTGGAACTGTGGGGACAGGACTACGCACCCACCCTGACCGTCTCCGAGCAGTCCGGGCTGATCGGGCCGCGCGACTGCCCGAAAATCAGCACGCTGGAACGTCAGATCATCACGCGGCAACTCGGAACGGACGGCCCGGAAGTCCTGACCCTGAGCAACGTCACCACCACCCGCGACGAGGCTGCCCGCGTGCACGCACTGGCCCGCACGCGCGACTGGACGACCGTCCTGCTGGTGACCAGCCCCAGCCACAGCCGCCGCGCCGCCGCCCTGATGCGCACACCCGACCTGCGCGTGATCAGCGTGCCCGCACCCGAAACCCGCTTCGACACCACCCTGCCCCTCCCCCTGGACCGCCTGTGGGCCGTGCGGATTCTGGCCTACGAGAGCCTGTCGCGCGTGAAGGCCGCGCTGGGCGGCACGCCGGAACGCTGA
- the trmFO gene encoding methylenetetrahydrofolate--tRNA-(uracil(54)-C(5))-methyltransferase (FADH(2)-oxidizing) TrmFO, translating into MSERMITVIGAGLAGSEAALAAARLGVRVRLFEMRPVKMTPAHRSGNFAELVCSNSLGGEGELQSKGLLQAELRSVGGAIVGAADASKLPAGNALAVERDEFSERVTRAVREHPLIEVRGEEVTQVPEGIAVIASGPLTSDALAADMARLTGSERLSFYDAAAPVIEFDSIDMDVAWRAGRYEQSADYINCPFTKDEYLAFFGALEQARAHTPHDWEKLEFFEGCMPIEEIARRGIDTPRFGPMSPKGLDDPKTGRWPYAVAQLRQEDREGRMWSLVGFQTGLKWGDQKAVVNLIPGLGNAEIVRYGVMHRNTYLNAPQVLESTLQLKADPTKLVAGVLAGTEGYLESAATGWLAGTNAARLALGLEPLTPPAESMLGGLTRYLASANPKGFQPMNVNWALVPELPVQINEKTGKPRKLGKREKRPVMFRRGLNAFMEWAQTEAGLTVTPPPVREPEVAEPAGA; encoded by the coding sequence ATGAGCGAGCGAATGATCACGGTGATTGGTGCGGGACTGGCGGGGTCCGAGGCGGCCCTGGCGGCGGCGCGGCTGGGCGTGCGGGTGCGGCTGTTCGAGATGCGGCCGGTGAAGATGACCCCGGCGCACCGCAGCGGGAATTTTGCGGAGCTGGTGTGCAGCAACTCGCTGGGCGGCGAGGGTGAGTTGCAGAGTAAGGGCCTGCTTCAGGCCGAGCTGCGGAGTGTGGGGGGCGCGATTGTGGGCGCGGCGGACGCCTCCAAACTGCCGGCTGGGAACGCGCTGGCGGTCGAGCGCGACGAGTTCAGTGAGCGGGTGACGCGCGCGGTGCGGGAGCATCCGCTGATCGAGGTGCGCGGGGAGGAGGTCACGCAGGTGCCGGAGGGCATCGCGGTGATCGCGTCGGGGCCGCTGACGTCGGATGCGCTGGCGGCGGACATGGCGCGCTTGACGGGCAGTGAGCGCCTGAGTTTCTATGACGCGGCGGCGCCCGTGATCGAGTTCGACTCCATCGATATGGACGTGGCGTGGCGGGCGGGGCGGTACGAGCAGAGCGCGGATTACATCAACTGCCCGTTCACGAAGGACGAGTACCTGGCGTTCTTCGGGGCGCTGGAGCAGGCGCGCGCGCACACGCCGCACGACTGGGAGAAACTGGAGTTCTTCGAGGGCTGCATGCCCATCGAGGAGATCGCCCGGCGCGGGATCGACACGCCGCGCTTCGGGCCGATGTCGCCCAAGGGGCTGGATGATCCGAAGACCGGGCGCTGGCCGTACGCGGTGGCTCAGCTGCGTCAGGAGGACCGCGAGGGCCGCATGTGGTCGCTGGTGGGCTTCCAGACGGGCCTGAAGTGGGGGGATCAGAAGGCGGTCGTGAACCTGATTCCGGGCCTGGGGAACGCCGAGATCGTCCGGTACGGCGTGATGCACCGCAACACGTACCTGAACGCGCCGCAGGTGCTGGAGTCCACGCTGCAACTGAAGGCCGATCCGACCAAGCTGGTGGCGGGCGTCCTGGCCGGCACGGAAGGGTATCTGGAGTCGGCGGCGACCGGCTGGCTGGCCGGGACGAACGCCGCGCGCCTCGCGCTGGGCCTCGAACCCCTCACGCCGCCCGCCGAGAGCATGCTGGGCGGCCTGACCCGTTACCTGGCGAGCGCGAACCCCAAGGGGTTCCAGCCCATGAACGTGAACTGGGCGCTGGTGCCGGAACTGCCCGTGCAGATCAACGAGAAGACCGGCAAGCCCCGCAAGCTGGGCAAGCGCGAGAAACGCCCGGTGATGTTCCGCCGGGGCCTGAATGCCTTCATGGAGTGGGCGCAGACCGAGGCGGGCCTGACGGTCACGCCGCCCCCCGTCCGTGAGCCTGAAGTAGCAGAGCCCGCCGGAGCGTAA
- a CDS encoding GTP-binding protein: protein MSTINFAAREINCKIVYYGPGMSGKTTNLKHVFSKVPGHLRGEMVSLATEDERTLFFDFLPLDLGTVQGFKTRFHLYTVPGQVFYNASRKLILRGVDGIVFVADSAPNRLRANAESMRNLRENLAEHGIDVKEVPIVLQINKRDLPDALPTTMIRSVIDPHGELLLFEAMSDKGVGVFETLKTVSRLVLERLSQNK, encoded by the coding sequence ATGAGCACCATCAACTTCGCCGCGCGCGAAATCAACTGCAAGATCGTGTATTACGGCCCCGGCATGAGCGGCAAGACCACCAACCTCAAGCACGTGTTCAGTAAGGTGCCCGGCCACCTGCGCGGCGAGATGGTCTCCCTGGCCACCGAGGACGAACGCACCCTGTTCTTCGACTTCCTGCCGCTTGACCTGGGCACCGTGCAGGGCTTCAAGACCCGCTTTCACCTGTACACCGTACCCGGGCAGGTGTTCTACAACGCCAGTCGCAAACTGATCCTGCGCGGCGTGGACGGCATCGTGTTCGTCGCGGACAGCGCCCCCAACCGCCTGCGCGCCAACGCCGAGAGCATGCGCAACCTGCGCGAGAACCTCGCCGAGCACGGCATCGACGTGAAAGAAGTGCCGATCGTGCTGCAGATCAACAAACGCGACCTGCCCGACGCGCTCCCCACCACCATGATCCGCTCGGTGATCGACCCGCACGGCGAACTGCTGCTGTTCGAGGCGATGTCCGACAAGGGCGTGGGCGTGTTCGAAACCCTGAAAACCGTCAGCCGCCTCGTCCTGGAACGTCTCTCCCAGAACAAGTAA